CCCCAGCTCCGCGTCACCGGCGACGAACCGGGCGCGCAGCAGCGCCTGCGTCTCCCAGACCTCGCCCCAGCGCGCGTAGTACGCCCGGTACGAGTCGAGCGTGCGCACCAGCGGACCGCCGCGCCCCTCCGGCCGCAGGTCGGCGTCCACCTGCAGGGGCGGGTCCGCGCTCGGGGCGCCGAGCATCTTGCGCACCGTCTCGGCGACCGAGGACGCGTAGCGCACCGCGTCGCCGTCGGACACGCCCTCGGCGGGCTCGCAGACGAAGAGGACGTCGGCGTCCGAGCCGTAGCCCAGCTCGGCGCCACCCAGCCGGCCCATGCCGATCACGGCGATCTTCGCCGCCTCACCACCCAGTTCAGCACAGCGCTTGCGGATCGCCGCCGACAATGCGCTCTGCAACACGGCGACCCACACCGAGGACAGCGCCTCGCACACCTCACGCACGTCCAACAGGCCGAGCAGATCGGCCGCGGCGACGCGCAGGACCTCGTGGCGCCGCAAGGACCGCGCCGCCGCCACCGCCGCGTTGAGCCCGGGCTGCCGGCGCACCGTCGCCCGCAGCGACTTCGCCACCTCGGCGGGCGTCCGGCCGGTCAGCCGCGCGGGGTCGCCGAGCAGTTGCAGGACCTCGGGCGCGCGCACCAGCAGGTCCGGCACCAGCTTCGACGTGCCGAGCAGCGACGCGAGCCGTTCGACGACCGCACCCTCGTCCCGCAGCACCCGCAGGTACCACGGGGTGTCCTCCAGCGCCTCGGACACCTTCCGATACGCGAGCAGCCCGCCGTCCGGGTCCGGGGTGTCGGCGAGCAGGTCGAGCAGGACGGGGAGCAGCGCCTTCTGGATGGCGGCCCGGCGGGAAACCCCGGAGGTGAGTGCGCGGATGTGCTGCAGCGCGCCGTCGGGCGCCGCGTAACCGAGAGCCGCGAGGCGTTGCGCGGCCTGCTTCGTGGTGAGACGAAGGTCCTCAGTGGACACACTGGCCACGGACTGCAGCAGCGGGCGGTAGAACAGCTTTTCGTGGAGCCGGCGGATCCGCTGGTTGTGGCGGCGGAACTCGACGAGCAGGATCTCGCCCTCGCCGCGGGCCATCTCGGGGCGGATGCCGATCGCCCGGCCGAGCACGCGTAGCTCGTCCGAGTCGTTGAAGTCCGGGAACAGGTGGGTGCGGCGCAGGCGGCGCAACTGCAGCCGGTGCTCGACCGTCCGCAGGAACTCGTACGACATCTCCAGCTCGGCCGCGTCACTGCGGCCGACGTACCCACCCGAGCCGAGCGCCGTCAGGGCCTCGACGGTGGACGGCGATCGCAGGTTCGGATCGGCCCGGCCGTGGACGAGCTGGAGCAGCTGGACCGCGAACTCGACGTCCCGCAGGCCACCGCGGCCGAGCTTCAGCTCACGCTCGGCGAGCTCGGACGGCACGTGTCCCTCGACCCGCCTGCGCATCTGCTGGACGTCGGCGACGAAGTTCTCCCGCTCGGCGGCCGACCACACCATGGAGGTGACCATCTCGGCGTACTGGTTGCCGAGGTCGGCGTCCCCGGCGACCGGGCGGGCCTTGAGGAGGGCCTGGAACTCCCAGGTGCGCGCCCACTTCGCGTAGTAGGCGGTGTGGCCCTCGAGGGTGCGGACGAGGGCCCCCTGTTTGCCCTCGGGGCGGAGAGCCGCGTCGACCTCGAAGCACGCCTTGCCGACGATGCGCATCATCGTGCTGGCGAGACGGGTGGCGAGCTGCAGGTCGCCCTCGCCGACGAAGATGACGTCGACGTCGCTGACGTAGTTGAGTTCGCGGCCGCCGCACTTGCCCATGGCGATGACCGCCAGGCGGGTGTCGCCGAGTCCCTTGGGCGCCTGCTCTGCCTGCGCGATTTCGAGACCGGTGACGAGCGCCGCTTCGGCGAGGAGTGTGAGCTGCTGGGCGACCTCCGCGTAGCGGGGCCGGTCGAGCTTGCCCTCGACGAGGTGCCCGAGGTCGGTGCCGGCGATTTCGAGTAGCAGGCCGCGGTAGGCGGTGCGCAGCGCGTTCTCCGCTGGGGCGCCTGTGCGGATCTCGCCGTCCTCCCGGACGGCGTCGAGCATGGTTTCGGCGTAGCAGTCGGCGTCGGTGCACTTGTCGGCGGCGAGGCGGGTCCATTCGCCGGGGTGGCCGACGAGGAAGTCACCGAGCGCGCTCGATGTGCCGAGGACGCCGACCAGCCGGCCGCGCAGCGTGGGGTTGTCGCGCAGGGCGGCGGTCAGGGCGGGCCAGCCCTGCTCGTCGGTCTCGCGGATGCGGTCGAGACTGCGCAAGGCCAGGTCGGGATCGGCGCTGCGGGACAGGGCGACGAGGATGTCCAGCGCTTCCGGGGCGGGCCCGGTGTCGGTCCACCAGCCGGCGGCGCGGAGGTGCTCCTCGGCACGGTCGTCGGTGAAGCCGTAGCGCGCAGGGGATCCAGCCCCTCGTGACTGCTCTGCCATCAGGGTCCACCGTAACCGTGCCGGGCTGGTCGTTGTCGATCAAGTGAGCGGAAGGGACGCCGGCGGGGCGCTCTCGAGGGCACCTTCAGCCAGCCGGACGAACCTGGTGGCAAACGGCTGCCAGGCCTCGGCGATGTCGGCGTGGTTGCGATCGAGAGTTTCGGTGTCGAACGCGCTCGCGGGGCGGGTCGCCGCCATCTGGGGCGCCTCGTCGGCCCAGGCCTGCACGACCTGGGTGGTGGTCTCGATGTGGAACTGGATGCCGTAGGCGCAGCGGTGCAGCCGGAAGGCCTGGTTGGGGTACTTGGGAGCGGATGCGAGCAGAACGGCGCCACGGGGCAGCTGGGTGATGACGTCCTCGTGGAAGTGCATGACGTCCTGCATGAGCGGGAGGTCGGCGAAGAGGGGATCGGTCCAGGCTGCGTCCTTCTTGGCGACGAGCGCTGCCCCCACCTCTGGTCCGGACTCGCCCGGCTCGACGCGCCCACCGGTGGCGACAGCGAGGAGCTGAGCGCCGAGACAGATCGCGAGCGTCGGCAGGCTCGTGCGGGCCGCGGTCGCGAGGAACGCCCGGACGTCGGCGAGCCAGGGGTGCTTGGTGTCGTCTTCGGCGTTCATTCCGCCGCCGAGGCAGACGAGGCCCTGGTACCCGTCGAGGGTGCCGGGGAGCGGGTCCTCGGGCAGGCGCCGGAGGTCGAGTTCCGCGCCGGCCGCGGTGAGCCAGTCGCCGAGGGGCCCGATCGGATCGGACGGGTCGGGCTGCAGGACCAGGAGGCGCGTCATGCGTCCAGGATAAGGGCACAAAAACGCCCAGGGGCTCGGGAGAACGCGATGTTCTCGACCGAGCCCCTGGGCTTATTTGTGAAGTTGTGTTCGGCGGTGTCCTACTCTCCCACACCCGCGGGGGTGCAGTACCATCGGCGCTGGCAGGCTTAGCTTCCGGGTTCGGAATGGGACCGGGCGTTTCCCTGCCGCCATGACCACCGAAACTCTCCGAAACAACACCAGAGTGTTCCAGACTGGTGTGGTGTTTCAGAGTTGCAGAGCGGATGCGTAGCAGCTTTGTGGGCAAGTCCTCGGCCTATTAGTACCAGTCCACTCAAAAACACATTACTGTGCGTCCATGTCTGGCCTATCAACCCAATCGTCTCTTGGGGGCCTTAACCCACAAAGGGGTGGGAGACCTCATCTAGGAACAGGCTTCCCGCTTAGATGCCTTCAGCGGTTATCCCTTCCGAACGTAGCTAACCAGCCATGCCACTGGCGTGACAACTGGCATACCAGAGGTTCGTCCGTCCCGGTCCTCTCGTACTAGGGACAGCCTTCCTCAAGTCTCCTACGCGCGCGGCGGATAGGGACCGAACTGTCTCACGACGTTCTAAACCCAGCTCGCGTGCCGCTTTAATGGGCGAACAGCCCAACCCTTGGGACCTACTCCGGCCCCAGGATGCGACGAGCCGACATCGAGGTGCCAAACCATGCCGTCGATATGGACTCTTGGGCAAGATCAGCCTGTTATCCCCGGGGTACCTTTTATCCGTTGAGCGACATCCCTTCCACCAGGAGATGCCGGATCACTAGTCCCTGCTTTCGCACCTGCTCGACCCGTCAGTCTCACAGTCAAGCTCCCTTGTGCACTTACACTCAACACCTGATTGCCAACCAGGCTGAGGGAACCTTTGGGCGCCTCCGTTACCTTTTAGGAGGCAACCGCCCCAGTTAAACTACCCACCAGGCACTGTCCCTGAACCCGATCAGGGCCCTAGGTTAGATTCCCAATCCGACCAGAGTGGTATTTCAACAACGACTCCACGAGAACTAGCGTCCCCGCTTCACAGTCTCCCACCTATCCTACACAAGCCGAACCGAAAACCAATACCAAGCTATAGTAAAGGTCCCGGGGTCTTTCCGTCCTGCCGCGCGTAACGAGCAT
The window above is part of the Amycolatopsis thermoflava N1165 genome. Proteins encoded here:
- a CDS encoding bifunctional [glutamine synthetase] adenylyltransferase/[glutamine synthetase]-adenylyl-L-tyrosine phosphorylase; this translates as MAEQSRGAGSPARYGFTDDRAEEHLRAAGWWTDTGPAPEALDILVALSRSADPDLALRSLDRIRETDEQGWPALTAALRDNPTLRGRLVGVLGTSSALGDFLVGHPGEWTRLAADKCTDADCYAETMLDAVREDGEIRTGAPAENALRTAYRGLLLEIAGTDLGHLVEGKLDRPRYAEVAQQLTLLAEAALVTGLEIAQAEQAPKGLGDTRLAVIAMGKCGGRELNYVSDVDVIFVGEGDLQLATRLASTMMRIVGKACFEVDAALRPEGKQGALVRTLEGHTAYYAKWARTWEFQALLKARPVAGDADLGNQYAEMVTSMVWSAAERENFVADVQQMRRRVEGHVPSELAERELKLGRGGLRDVEFAVQLLQLVHGRADPNLRSPSTVEALTALGSGGYVGRSDAAELEMSYEFLRTVEHRLQLRRLRRTHLFPDFNDSDELRVLGRAIGIRPEMARGEGEILLVEFRRHNQRIRRLHEKLFYRPLLQSVASVSTEDLRLTTKQAAQRLAALGYAAPDGALQHIRALTSGVSRRAAIQKALLPVLLDLLADTPDPDGGLLAYRKVSEALEDTPWYLRVLRDEGAVVERLASLLGTSKLVPDLLVRAPEVLQLLGDPARLTGRTPAEVAKSLRATVRRQPGLNAAVAAARSLRRHEVLRVAAADLLGLLDVREVCEALSSVWVAVLQSALSAAIRKRCAELGGEAAKIAVIGMGRLGGAELGYGSDADVLFVCEPAEGVSDGDAVRYASSVAETVRKMLGAPSADPPLQVDADLRPEGRGGPLVRTLDSYRAYYARWGEVWETQALLRARFVAGDAELGERFIEMIDPIRYPDGGLDASRAREVRRMKARVDTERMPRGADPTLHTKLGRGGLADVEWTVQLFQLRHAFEVPDLRTTSTPRALAALAEAGLAEPEDTASLTEAWLLATRVRNAAMLVRGKAVDQVPSSGRDLAAVARILGQGADDDPGEFLDSYRRTTRRAHAVVERLFYEA
- a CDS encoding type 1 glutamine amidotransferase, translating into MTRLLVLQPDPSDPIGPLGDWLTAAGAELDLRRLPEDPLPGTLDGYQGLVCLGGGMNAEDDTKHPWLADVRAFLATAARTSLPTLAICLGAQLLAVATGGRVEPGESGPEVGAALVAKKDAAWTDPLFADLPLMQDVMHFHEDVITQLPRGAVLLASAPKYPNQAFRLHRCAYGIQFHIETTTQVVQAWADEAPQMAATRPASAFDTETLDRNHADIAEAWQPFATRFVRLAEGALESAPPASLPLT